The DNA sequence AAATGAAGTGGCGCAGGTGCTCGTTGTCGACGATGCTTTTGGTGCGCCAACGCCAAAGCTGATTTCTCCGGAAAGCATTACGCTATTCAGCGAATCGTTGCGCGATGATGTCACCCGCGTTGATTTGCTCGGAAAGTTGGTCGCGTTGCCTGATCAGTTCGATCCGGGGCGAACTGATACGCTACAGATCCTGATCGACAACGAGGAAGTTCTTACGTCTCTTTGGGGCGTCCACACTGAGACCGAGTGGGCGTGGCTTAACGATGGCCTTTTCAAAAGCTTCTTGGAAACCAAGGGCCCGATGCTTGGTACGTTGATACCTTTACAGGATTACATTGACTCACTGGGCATCGCGCGGCACGAGTTCGACTCCATTGATTTCGAAAACCCCGAGCTTTTGCTGTACAAGATAATCTTCTTGGATTTTTACCTCGAAGGCGAAAATGGTCCGGAAAATGCTTATGCGAGAGCATCGAGGCTGCAGGAGGCCCTGCTTCGGCAAGCTGAGATGGGGACTCTGGAAAGTTACCCGACCATCGTGCTGATGTCTTCGCGAAAAGAGGCGGAGCGCTTGTCGGTGGAGTTCAAGAATCGAACAGGTTTGCGTGGGGATTTTTTCCGATTTGTCGACAAGGATGAGAACATCGCACGAAATGTGCAAACAGCGCTGGAAGATGTTCTGCCGCGGCGAAAAACAGCACTGGGCTTTGTGATGGTGCTGGACCAGTATTGGCTAGCTGCACGTCGGTCAGCCGATATTGTTCGAGAGTCGCTGCTCAAGGTGGAACCCTCGGAACTGGCGTTGCTGCATCATGCAGCCTTAGTCGCTGAGCGGGAACCGATGTGCGATTATCTTTCGTGGCTCACCGCGGCGTACCAATACCACCTGTTGCTGGGTGATCCGAAGCTGAAAGAGGCTAGTGTCAACTTTCCCGCCACTGTCGAAAGCCTTCGACCGCCCGGTGCCATTCCTCCCACGTCCCGGTTATCGGATATGTATCTGCGTGCCTCCTTCCAGCAGGAACTATCCGATCAGGTTCCGGAGTCCCTACAAGTTGCGGTGTCATTGGGAGATGTCTTTGCGGAAGAAAAAGACGGTAAGCCCGCATACGAGAAGTTTCTGATCGTGCTGGATCAGAGTTGTGACTTGCGTCATGGCTCGAAGGAGCGCGTCATCGTCGTCCGGGCGAACGATGTGAAAGCCGTGAATGACCTGACGACGGTTTTGTCGGCCAATATCCCAAGTGCGAGTCTGCTCCCATTGTTGATTAACGGTGAACGCAACGTCTATCAAGTGAATTGGCAGGTAACAGATCCAGACGTGGTTCCATTTGCGCATCTGAAATCGCGGACGGGTTTCCATCGGCTGGGGCGGCTGTCGCGACTGCCGGCCTTGGCTTTGCAGGAAAAGATGACCCAGAACGTCGGACGGGTGGGGTTGCCCGTGTCCCCTCCGGCTACCGTCCAGTATCACGCGAAGCTATTTTTGCGCGCAGAGAACGGGCAGGAGACTAGCATCGATGCACTTGGCAAACCTTGGGCCTCGATTATCGTCTTCGACGGACGGTTTGATAGCCGGAGGCCACGCTCCTCAAAACTCAGCTTTACTGAGAATTTTGCTAGTCTGATTCGCGAGACGCTCGGTGCAGCGCAGATCACCGATAACCAGCTTGCCGGAATCAAGCAGACCGTGGTGCAGCACGTTAGTGACCACGGTTACGTAGATATGGAGTACAAGCGGCACGATAAGCTGATAGCCGATGGGGTTGATGTCTGGCATGCCAACTCGCCGAATTCGCCCCAGCCCAAGGATGTCTATACCTCATTTACTGAAAAGGGGGTAAACGAGATTCTTGGTATGGGCAAGAAGCTAGTGGTTCTTCTCCAAGAATTTCGGGAGCGGACCACTCACTGAATCGTCACTTGCGTTGGGGGGTGAGTTCGTTCGCCGATGCGCTGCCGCTGTATCGCACCGCTGCATTACTGCACCGTTTCGGTGGCGACCTGTCGTGCGGCATGCTGACAGCCAGCGTGGTGCATGTTGGCACGGCGGTGTAGAGCCGCCTATCAATTTGACGCGCGTGATCACCTTCCCGCAGCGGAAACGCCTGGCTCGTCTCGCAGTATGTGCCCAAAGATGATCGACTTCGGGCAACTCTACGTGAAGTCGTCGGGCGCGGGTTGCGCGCTGGCCAAGGACATGGGTCGATATTGGTCGATGTGTCCCCATAAATCCTCCACGGTACCTGCGGGGAATTCAGAAAGTAAAAAGCCCAGCAGTGTATAGGCTGGGCTAAGTGCTTGAATTCCTTGGTGGGCGTGGTGACGCGAATACTCGACCTGCGGATTAAGAGTCCGCATGGCGAGCCGCGCCGATGTGCCGACAACGTGTAGGGCAGTCGCAATAAATTCGTCACGCGGTCGCAAAACTTTGGCGCCAGTCGCACATACTCTGGCGCCCTACGGCTACACTATGAGTTAAACATCAATATTCCCCGCCCGCAACGCATTCGACTCGATAAACGCCCGACGCGGCTCGACCTCATCCCCCATGAGGGTAGTAAAGATCCCATCCGCCGCGATCGCGTCTTCGATCTGCACGCGCAGCAGACGCCGCACGGTCGGATCCATGGTGGTTTCCCACAGCTGCTCGGGGTTCATCTCCCCCAACCCCTTATAGCGTTGCTTCGACACATTCCGCTCAGCATCGGCCAGCAGCCACTTCATCGCGCTCTTGAAGTCGGTCACGGCCATGCTGCGCTCACCGCGCTTGATCACCGCACCGGCCTGAATGAGCCCTTCGAACGTCTTGGCAGTAGTCACCAGCTGCTGATAATCCGCCGTATGCTGGAACTCTTCATCGATGACGGAAACGCGCACGTTCCCGTGATGCGCCCGCTCAACGCGCAGCGACCGCAGCTCCCGCACCGGATCATACGAAGGCACCACGCGCACTTCATTCTTCAGCGTCTCGTCATGCAGCGCCGCATGCAGAGCCTTGGCCGAAGCCTCCGTCGATTCCTCGCTGGAAAGATCGATGGAAACCCCGTCCATGATCGCCTCGAGCGCGGCCGGGTCATACAACCGGCTCAACCGCCCGATGACGCTCTGCGACAGCAGATACGACCGCGCCAGCTCGCCGAGCGCATCGCCTGAAATCGCCGCGCCGTTCTCGCTAGGCACCAACTCCGACCCTTGCAGCGCCAACCGCAGCATATGCGCGTTGAGTTCCGCGTCGTCCTTCAGATACCGCTCGTCCTTGCCGGCCTTGATCTTGTAAAGCGGCGGCTGCGCGATATACACGTACCCGCGCTCGACCATCTCCGGCATCTGCCGATAGAAGAACGTGAGCAGCAGCGTCCGGATGTGCGCACCGTCGACGTCCGCGTCGGTCATGATGATGATGCGGTGATAGCGGAGCTTGTCGAGGTTGTAATCGTCCTTGCCGATGCCGCACCCGAGCGCGGTCACGAGCGTGACGATCTGTTCCGACGACAGCAGCTTGTCGTAGCGCGCCTTCTCGACGTTGAGCACCTTACCGCGCAGCGGCAGAATCGCCTGGAACTTGCGATCACGGCCTTGCTTGGCCGAGCCGCCTGCCGAGTCACCCTCGACGATGTAGATTTCGCACTTCGCCGGATCCTTCTCCTGGCAGTCCGCGAGCTTGCCCGGCAGGCCGACGCCGTCGAGCACGCCCTTGCGGCGCGTCATCTCGCGCGCCTTCCGGGCAGCATCCCGCGCCCGCGCAGCTTCGACGATCTTCCCGCAGATGATCTTCGCGTCGGTCGGCGTTTCGAGCAGGAATTCTTCGAGCGCCTTCGCGACGACTTCCTCGACCGGCGCCCGCACTTCGGACGAAACCAGCTTGTCCTTGGTCTGCGAGCTGAACTTCGGCTCCGGCACCTTCACGGACAGCACGCACGACAGCCCTTCGCGCATGTCGTCGCCGGTCGTCTCGACCTTCGCCTTCTTCGCGATTTCGTTGTCGGTGATGTACTTGTT is a window from the Burkholderia vietnamiensis LMG 10929 genome containing:
- the gyrB gene encoding DNA topoisomerase (ATP-hydrolyzing) subunit B, producing the protein MSEQHNTQPDNSSYGASSIQILEGLEAVRKRPGMYIGDTSDGTGLHHLVFEVLDNSIDEALAGYCNDIHVTIHADNSISVTDNGRGIPTDVKMNDKHEPKRSAAEIVMTELHAGGKFDQNSYKVSGGLHGVGVSCVNALSSWLRLTVRRNGKKHFMEFHRGIAQDRVLEQVDGVEVSPMLVTGDTENRGTEVHFMADPTIFGTVEYHYDILAKRMRELSFLNNGVRIRLTDLRSGKEDDFAFAGGVKGFVEYINKTKTNLHPTVFFANGEKDGVGVEVAMQWNDSYNENVLCFTNNIPQRDGGTHLTGLRAAMTRVINKYITDNEIAKKAKVETTGDDMREGLSCVLSVKVPEPKFSSQTKDKLVSSEVRAPVEEVVAKALEEFLLETPTDAKIICGKIVEAARARDAARKAREMTRRKGVLDGVGLPGKLADCQEKDPAKCEIYIVEGDSAGGSAKQGRDRKFQAILPLRGKVLNVEKARYDKLLSSEQIVTLVTALGCGIGKDDYNLDKLRYHRIIIMTDADVDGAHIRTLLLTFFYRQMPEMVERGYVYIAQPPLYKIKAGKDERYLKDDAELNAHMLRLALQGSELVPSENGAAISGDALGELARSYLLSQSVIGRLSRLYDPAALEAIMDGVSIDLSSEESTEASAKALHAALHDETLKNEVRVVPSYDPVRELRSLRVERAHHGNVRVSVIDEEFQHTADYQQLVTTAKTFEGLIQAGAVIKRGERSMAVTDFKSAMKWLLADAERNVSKQRYKGLGEMNPEQLWETTMDPTVRRLLRVQIEDAIAADGIFTTLMGDEVEPRRAFIESNALRAGNIDV